One Aegilops tauschii subsp. strangulata cultivar AL8/78 chromosome 7, Aet v6.0, whole genome shotgun sequence genomic window carries:
- the LOC109754835 gene encoding uncharacterized protein, with protein sequence MVEIAAGFMDKVEEQAVAAAAAEDDDEDVAGSVNGDEVEMEPVEPMPEPPDDAGPVCWPMPDFCPLTLDGAVKESFLETLRKEKDAEELLGEAEPGPTPSPDSRPSSSKRQRAVAGSPSSRSPCPYSNLLQVFQQCKQDVA encoded by the exons ATGGTCGAGATCGCCGCGGGCTTCATG GATAAGGTCGAGGAGCAGGcggtggccgcggcggcggcggaggatgaCGACGAGGATGTCGCCGGGAGCGTCAACGGCGACGAGGTGGAGATGGAGCCCGTGGAGCCCATGCCGGAGCCCCCCGACGACGCCGGGCCCGTCTGCTGGCCCATGCCGGACTTCTGCCCTCTCACG CTCGACGGGGCGGTGAAGGAGTCCTTCCTTGAGACCCTTCGGAAGGAGAAGGACGCGGAGGAGCTGCTCGGGGAGGCCGAGCCGGGGCCGACGCCCAGCCCGGACTCGCGGCCGTCGAGCAGCAAGCGCCAGCGCGCCGTCGCCGGGTCGCCGTCGTCCAGGAGCCCGTGCCCGTACAGCAATCTGCTCCAGGTGTTCCAGCAGTGCAAGCAAGACGTTGCCTGA